GTAGCACGGAGcttgcccaagcccagcctgctCCACGCAGGCTCTGCAGGCAGGACGGCCGAGGCGAGGCGGTGGGACAGTGCAGGCAGCCTGATGGCCCCGTCAGCGTGAGGTACCCCTGTGCCCAGAGTACGCTGCTGTatcatctggggaaaaaaaagggggcatTAATTTCCAGGGTATGTTGCATACTTTACTTCTACCTCTTTTTCTTAAGGGCTTGGGTGTGGCCTTTTGTATACCGCAACAGTTACCATCACTTGCCACTATTTTGACAAACGCAGAGGCCTTGCTCTTGGTCTGATTTCAACAGGTATGACTTTTAATTGTCGTACTCTCTTAACTTTTCAACTCTGTACCATTACCCTGGCAATAAAACGCAGGAGATTATATTTTTCTCACTTATTTCCTGACGTACTTAAATCAAAACAGTAGCAAAGAACAGATAAAATCAGGCTTCAGATAAAAGACTAACTACACTTGCAGGTGTATGGTGTGGATTATCCATATAGATGAGAAAAGGATGtttactgaaatgaaagcagaCTCATGAGTAGCTTAGGCTGTATGTCATGAGTAACAAGAGAGGAAACTTTCCATAGAggtctcttctccctcttctttcttatACAAGACCAGAGGTGAGAAAGAGATTGGGGATGCAGGGTATGCATGCCGTGTCACCATAACCTCACATTAGCTGTACCCTTAAAGGAGTAGTTGAAGTTTGAgcttaacatttttaatattttctcctttccaatCTAAAAGGATTCAAAATTCTTAAATCTTCCAAAGGCTCATCCCAGCTTTTTTGTCCATGTATGATGAAGGGATCCTAGAAAAATGAACCTCTGATAATGCAAAGAAAATTCTTTGAAGGATCCTGAGCAGTCTTCCTCATTCTTTCTCTGGGCCTTTGGGTAATGTGGTGTTATCCTTTACACCAAGGAACTGCTAAATTAATGGACCAAGTGGGAACTATTGAAGAAGGCTGTTGTCCCGTGCCTTGCTTTCTGTGTTGTATGGAGTCTCTCTTCTGATCTGTTTGCACAAGTGGCTGTTAGTGAAGAGAGTCCTGGTCAGTACAGTCAGTACTGTGAGATACTAATGCCAGATCCATGCCAGTGGGATAAAGGGGAACTTCTGCAGAAATGTTCCTTGGAATCATTTTCAGTGGCTTTTATTGAAATTCCAGGTAGTTTGCCTTAAGGCCTGATTTTATTCAGCCCTGATTATTTTTAGTACCTGGAAGCTGAAACAAGtctggattttattattttatcctgTGTTTAGCACTGAAGTATGTAAATTGCTTTAATATAACCTAGAGACAGTCTTTAGCAAATCATTTTAATTTGAAGTTTGTCTTGACTTGAAAAAACAATGCTCTGTATTTGTGAGTGGAGATCCATCAATTACGACGGATCTGTGCTCACTTCAACCGAGAGCTTTTTCTTTAAACTGCTGGAATCGCATCAAATGCTTGTGTTCATAGTAACTGCTAACTActcagtgttttttttctgaatagccACATTTCTCAAACGCATGTTTGGCCCTGCAGAGCTTCAGAAATGTCTTTGGAGTAAACTCACAGCATGTGAGCCCCCTCCTTAAACACCAAGCAGCTGAGGGTTGTCTCTAGGAGGGCTCTTGGTGAACCCCTGGTCTGTTCCTGCCTTAGAGGAGGAAGGTGGCAGCGAggagggagaaaggggaaaatgttgATGTCTGAAAATCTAACCCTGCTAACTCAAAGCAGTACCTAAAGGGATACATGTACGTGAGCGCATGGCAGAAGGATGGCTTAATAGTCCTTTGATGTTTTTCATCGGATACAGTATTGATCCTACTTGTGTCTAAAGTGGCTGCTAGTGTTAATTGTCATAGATTGTTCAGATATTTtgaaaggcttttttattttgtggataCTCGATAAAGAAACTGTAACTTCAAGAGGGATGGTAACTTACCAGTTCATTAGACTGGGGAGAGAGGAGCACAAATGACTTGCCATTCCTGTGACAGTGTATTTGTAGCTGCTGAAATGTAGAAGTTTGCTTGTGCTGAAGAATGTTCTCAGTTCCTCAGTTTAAACTgatcttattttccttttataggCTCAAGTGTTGGACTCTTTATATACGCAGCATTGCAAAGAGAGCTTATTGATCTGTATGGACTGGATGGTTGTCTGCTAATAGTCGGTGCACTGTCTCTAAATATATTAGCATGTGGCAGCCTAATGAGACCACTGGAGTCATCTGATTCTCCTCCACCAGAAAAAACGGGTGTAGACAAAGTCCCAGATCAATATTTTGTTtaccatgaaaaagaaaagactgtTGAAGAAAATATAAGCATCCTTGAAAAGGGCTATGTTGATGAAAAATGTGTGAACAGTATGCCTGACTACAAACAGGATAGCATTTTAAGTAAGAATGTATTAAACTCAATAAATGTAAATGAGAAAGACACTTACAAAAAGAAAGTTGTAGAACAGACAAACTTCTGCAAGCAACTCGCCAAAAGGAAGTGGCAGCTCTATTTGAACTACTGGGAGGAAACCATGGTTCTTTTtaagaacaaagtattttcagCTCTCTTTGTTGCCATCTTGCTCTTTGATATTGGTGGATTTCCTCCTTCGCTGCTCATGGAAGATGTGGCAAGAAGTGCAGGCATTAATGAAGATGACTATCATGTGCCCCTTATTTCTATTATAGGCATTATGACTGCTGTTGGCAAACTTACTTTAGGAATACTGGCAGATTTTAAGTGGGTTAACACTTTATATCTCTATGTAACTACCTTACTAATGACAGGAGTGGCCTTGTTTGCAATTCCATTTGCCAAAAGTTACCTTACGTTAGCGATGCTTTCTGGGATTTTGGGTTTTCTGACTGGGAACTGGTCAATTTTTCCATATGTAACGACAAAGACTGTGGGAATTGAGAAGCTGACTCACGCATATGGGATATTGATGTTCTTTGCTGGACTTGGAAATAGCCTCGGACCACCAATTGTAGGTAAGGTCAAGGTAGATACTATAAAATGAACATGAGCTTGTCAGGACCAGGCAGAATTAATTTACATGCAAGTAGTTCTAGTTGGTCCTAATAACAATGAAGAGATGAAATCAAAATCTTCAACAAAAATTAAAGTCTGTTTTGCTTAAGCTGGCCGAGCTGattgtgttctggttttggctttgATGGAAGCACATTTCATGTCCAAGTCATCAAACTGCATTTTAGATTTGGCCTCTtttgggtggtttggttttttccttgaTGTTTCTCTAGCTTACAGTGCTGTGTTACATTTAACTCCTCACTGATGCGCTTCTCTCTTATTTTTGCCCTCAGGTTGGTTTTACGACTGGACGCAGGAGTATGACACTGCGTTCTATTTCAGTGGCTTTTGTGTCTTACTGGGTGGATTTCTTCTGCTCTTGGCAGCGTTACCCTGCTGGAATGCCTGTACCAATCAGAGCTCAAAGCTGCCTCCAAATACTTACTCCTACAAAGTTGCATCTAGTGCTTAGGTGACAACCGGAAAACACTTTGTGCTTTTTTATATTATATAGTGaagtattttagtaatttttccACTTATTTATGAAGCCCAAAAATCCTttcccactaaaaaaaaaaaaatccattgttgCTTGTTGttcagttcctttttcttttatttctgttttattttatttttaagaacagtctTATTTTGTCTACTATGCACTGTATTTTCAGCCTTTGTCTACTGTAATTTCCTTTTATGCTGTAAGGGGTATATACTGCTGTATTATCAGCCctactgttttttggtttttgttttttttaagggggggtgGTATGAAGGGGTGAAACCTTTGAAGCAAAAACGAAGGCCTATTCCTCACAGGAGAAGGCTGGCATTTCTGTCACCTTTTATAGGTCTCCAAGTTGCACAATCagactttacaaaaaaaaaaaaattgccttatTAGAATGTAATACTGTGGCAAGGTGCTTATAACATCATGCTTAGAttaactttttgtctttttaaagtttttctgatTTACAATGAAGTGCCAACTGGGGGAGGGAGaacggggctggggggtgggggaaaccCAACTTTGTGTTACATGACTGAAGTGAACTTTATGATGAAAGTAAAGATTCTTACTACCACTGCAACTGAGAATTATGTTTATAAATATTGCACATTTTGTGAAGTCTGTTTATAAAACTG
The nucleotide sequence above comes from Athene noctua chromosome 21, bAthNoc1.hap1.1, whole genome shotgun sequence. Encoded proteins:
- the SLC16A9 gene encoding monocarboxylate transporter 9 isoform X2, whose amino-acid sequence is MVFRKPPDGGWGWVIVVVSFFTQFLCYGSPLAVGVLYLEWLDVFGEGKGKTAWVGSLANGIGLLASPVCSICVSSFGARPVAIFSGFMVAGGLMMSSFAPNIYFLYISYGIVVGLGCGLLYTATVTITCHYFDKRRGLALGLISTGSSVGLFIYAALQRELIDLYGLDGCLLIVGALSLNILACGSLMRPLESSDSPPPEKTGVDKVPDQYFVYHEKEKTVEENISILEKGYVDEKCVNSMPDYKQDSILSKNVLNSINVNEKDTYKKKVVEQTNFCKQLAKRKWQLYLNYWEETMVLFKNKVFSALFVAILLFDIGGFPPSLLMEDVARSAGINEDDYHVPLISIIGIMTAVGKLTLGILADFKWVNTLYLYVTTLLMTGVALFAIPFAKSYLTLAMLSGILGFLTGNWSIFPYVTTKTVGIEKLTHAYGILMFFAGLGNSLGPPIVGWFYDWTQEYDTAFYFSGFCVLLGGFLLLLAALPCWNACTNQSSKLPPNTYSYKVASSA
- the SLC16A9 gene encoding monocarboxylate transporter 9 isoform X1, translated to MGFVIITSADRSCREGGQVLPVHPRSSEKMVFRKPPDGGWGWVIVVVSFFTQFLCYGSPLAVGVLYLEWLDVFGEGKGKTAWVGSLANGIGLLASPVCSICVSSFGARPVAIFSGFMVAGGLMMSSFAPNIYFLYISYGIVVGLGCGLLYTATVTITCHYFDKRRGLALGLISTGSSVGLFIYAALQRELIDLYGLDGCLLIVGALSLNILACGSLMRPLESSDSPPPEKTGVDKVPDQYFVYHEKEKTVEENISILEKGYVDEKCVNSMPDYKQDSILSKNVLNSINVNEKDTYKKKVVEQTNFCKQLAKRKWQLYLNYWEETMVLFKNKVFSALFVAILLFDIGGFPPSLLMEDVARSAGINEDDYHVPLISIIGIMTAVGKLTLGILADFKWVNTLYLYVTTLLMTGVALFAIPFAKSYLTLAMLSGILGFLTGNWSIFPYVTTKTVGIEKLTHAYGILMFFAGLGNSLGPPIVGWFYDWTQEYDTAFYFSGFCVLLGGFLLLLAALPCWNACTNQSSKLPPNTYSYKVASSA